One Pseudodesulfovibrio alkaliphilus DNA segment encodes these proteins:
- the moaC gene encoding cyclic pyranopterin monophosphate synthase MoaC, producing the protein MSPGFSHMDGDGNARMVDVSGKNDTLRRAIVRCEVRLAPRTMALLVQNALPKGDVLTTAKIAGIQAAKRTADLIPMCHPLPISLVDIRFVVDEAGARIVVESEVRTTYKTGVEMEALVGAQMAAATIYDMCKAVQKDIVIGNCRLVFKSGGKSGTFSAE; encoded by the coding sequence ATGTCTCCTGGCTTCTCGCATATGGACGGCGACGGCAACGCCCGTATGGTGGATGTGTCCGGCAAGAACGATACCCTGCGCAGGGCCATCGTCCGTTGCGAAGTCAGGCTCGCGCCCCGGACCATGGCCCTGCTGGTGCAAAACGCCCTGCCCAAGGGGGACGTGCTGACCACGGCCAAGATAGCCGGAATCCAGGCCGCCAAGCGTACTGCGGATCTGATTCCCATGTGTCATCCGCTGCCCATCAGTCTTGTGGATATTCGATTCGTGGTGGACGAGGCCGGAGCGAGGATTGTTGTCGAGTCCGAGGTGCGGACCACCTACAAGACCGGCGTGGAGATGGAGGCCCTGGTGGGCGCCCAGATGGCCGCCGCCACCATCTACGACATGTGCAAGGCTGTTCAGAAAGACATCGTCATCGGCAATTGCCGACTGGTCTTCAAGAGCGGTGGCAAGAGCGGCACCTTCTCCGCCGAGTGA